The ANME-2 cluster archaeon genome includes the window TGCTTCAAACCTGGTGAACATGCATTCAGGATATAATGGTATGGCCTCCGGTCTGTCGACTATTGTCCTGATCTCATTGATCATCAAGAGCTTTATGGTTGAGAATGTGGAGAATATTTTTTCAGTGGTTAGCATTACCGGCGCAACCCTGGGCTTTTATCTATATGAACGATATCCTTCCAGGATATTCTGGGGCAATATAGGTTCGTTGACCGTGGGCTCGGCCATTGGGGTTATTATTGTGATCCAAGGTTTTATTGTGAGCGGCTTTATCATGCTGATCCCCCATACTGTCAATTTCCTGATGTATGTGTACTGGAGGGTGAGGAAATATCCAGTTGCGAAGTTTGGTAGGCCCAGGGCAGATGGAAGCCTTGAGGTGCCCAATGCTTTAACGCTTAAGTGGGTATTGCCGTATTATATGAGGGTTACTGAGAAGCAGGGCACATGGGCTATGTTTGTTGTGACAGGGGTGTTTTGTACGATAGGGATATTTGTACCGTGGTGAATCTATTTAGATTGATGGGGACATTTGGTGTTTTTCCGACTGGATTGATTTGTGTTTGGATTCCTTGGCACTTCAGAAATACGACTGGTCATGATGATTATGAGCATCAGTTATAAGATTTTTCAGAAGAGTTAAATACTTCATTATTTATAATATTATTAATCTTCTTTTAAATTTCGAATTAAAGTGGATAGGAAGAAAAATAAATGAATAAATTAATGATAGGTGCCCTGCTAATTTTTGGTTTAGTAGGGATGATTGGGGCGGAGGCGGCTGGATCGGTAAATCCAAGTTTGTCTGTAATTGGTGATCCCATCATAATTAATATAGGAGAAACAAATACTCAACCTGTTACTTTGACATTGACCGGGGATGCTACAAATCAAAACATTACGAAAATTAAAATTTTAAACGTACCAACTGAAATTAGTACATCAATTGACGGAAACCTTGGTACAGAACTAACAGACAAATGGGGTAATTCCAAAACTTGGACTATTTCTTATACAAATGTTAATGCTGTAAATGGAAAATATGTTGTTACCTATGAAGCACACTATGAATTTGATGGAGTCGACAGTTCAATAGAAACGCAAGAGGCGACAATTCAAACAGGTATTAACGCAATTCCAGAATTCCCCACAATTGCCCTGCCAGTAGCTGTAGTACTTGGATTGATGTTCATTCTTAGTTCAAGGAAAAAGAAAGAATAAACTAAATAAATTTACGGTGATAATTGAACCAAACATACTTTCAAAGATAACTGAAAATCGCCCTGTTTTTTGATAAAACCCGCATCCTACGCCTTGGTCACACATTCAGGCTCTTAGTCCCGTCTTCGATTGCATACTCATCCACTTTGTAATGCCGGCTTTTGCATGTCTGCACCAAAAATGAGGTGAGCCGGGCAGCATCCACGCCCTGGAAGTCCAGTCCGGCCTCTGCCGTATGCCCCGACTCTGACAGTTCTAAGAACTCACCCCTGTTCATGGGCTTTCCTTTCAGGAAAGGACAGACACAGTGCACTTCCTTTGGGCGCATTTCAAGTGTGTGCCTCTTGCCTGTATGGTCTTTATACCGTACAGTCGCCGCAATCTCTTCTCTGTGAATACAGCCCAGGGGTTTCAGGATAAACTCGGCAGTGCGGGGAACGGTGGGGTTTATATAACCCAGGTTCTGGATTGTATTGCCATCAAGCTTGAAAAGAGACTCACTGTAATCCAGTATTACATCCACGTCAACGATCAGGAATTCACTATTATTGATAACCCTGATACCGAACCTGACATTGTTGTCTGGAAGAACCTCATAGCCACGTTTAATTTCAATCTCAGGCATTTTCTTTTTTCACCGAAGATACTTATCAGAGATTTGGAGATATGACCTACTGTTAATTTCTTAATACTCTTTAAGTTTTTCATTGTATTTTTGCCTTTTCAATTGAACCACAGCCTTGATCTAAATTATAACCCGCAACACCAATATTCTATAAGCACAGTAAGACCATCACTACCTTCCGAGGTTTACCTATGACAATGCTCTCAAAACAAGAACTTACAGCAGCACTTAACACTAAACCGCCCCTGGTGGAACAAATGATAGACCCCGCCGTCCAGACCCAGCCCAACGGTGTTGAAATGACCCTGCAAAGTGTCCTCAGCCTGCAAGGCCCGGGCTCGGTAGCCTTTGACAACAGCGAGCGGCAGTTGCCGGATACAGAACCTCTGGAATTCGACGGCGACGGTTGGCTGCACCTTGAACTTGGCATATACAAGATCATCTACAACGAAGTAGTGAACATACCCGATGGCCTGGCCGCCATTGCCAGGGCCCGCTCAAGCCTGCTACGCTGCGGTGTAGCGCTTGAGACAGCTGTGTGGGATGCGGGTTACAGCGGGCGCAGTGAGAGTCTGCTTGTGGTGCACAACCCTGCGGGTTTCAGGCTAAAGCGAAATGCCAGGGTCGTACAGCTGATCTTTTTCAGGCTTAGTAGTGATGTCAGCGAAGGCTACAGCGGCATATACCAGAATGAAAACAAATAAGATGGCAGGTCCGGTCACGACCGCCTTCGAATAACCAGCCCTGCCGTGACCAACATCAAGAAACAAAACACAACACCAGATGAGGGCGAGCCGTATTCAGGGATATCCCCAGGTCCGCTGCTACCAGATGTCTTGCTACCCAGCGGGTATTCTGTCTGGATAATATCATAAATAATTTCCTTGCGGTTCCCACAAGAATTCACTTTCCAGTCAACTTCGGGAGCCAGGTTCGCAGAGGGTTGTTATTTGACTATGCATCCCTCTACATTTTTTTAAATTGCCCATGAAAATAATAAAAAATCTCTACAATTGCTTCAATCTTTCAACGATCCGGCGCTTCTTATCAATAGCTGCCAGGGCAGCATTATCAATCCTGTTACACATTTGTTTAAAGTCCATTGGCTCTTCCTCCTACCAGTTTTTTTATCGGTGTGTATGCAGACTCCCTGAACCTGGGAGAAAAGTCCACAATTTCACCATTGATCTCAATTCTGGCACCTGAACCCTCCACGACCTCTCCGATCACATCTGCCGCAATGTCCTTTGACCTGAGTACTCCGATTATGTCATCTGCAGCACCGGGCGGAGCAATGATGAGAAGTGCATCCAGGGATACACCCAGGTAATCTATCTTAAGTTCTTCCAGCATAGACAGCACTGACGGGTTTACCAGCGGCCGGATACGGTCTTCCTTAAACACGAGTTCTACTCCCGCGGTTCGGGAAATTTCCTTTGCATCACCCCGCACACCACCGTTTGTCACATCGGTCATAGCATGGATTCGTTCCAGAAGCCCTGCTTCCATGATGGCCTCACATGCATCGATGAACTTGATATTGATGGTCTCATCCACAATATCATGTCTATCATAATACAGGGCAGTGGTGGAGATGGTGCCTCCTCCCGCCCCTTCTGTCATCAGTACAAGATCACCGGGCTCTGCTAATATCCTGGCAGAGATGGTCTGGGTTATACCCATTGCACCAACACCGCCTGTCATACGTTCCCCTATAACCATGTCCCCGCCGATGCGCAGGGTACTGCCTGTTATCAATGGCACGCCTGTAAGTTCAGCCACTGCTGTAATACCTGCAATATGGTCGAATATCCTGCCCACGTCCCCGTCATCAGCCAGATGGATATCAGACAGCATGGCCAGCGGCCGGGCCCCCATTGCATAGATATCCCGAAGCGCCGCCCTGGCCACATGGAATCCTGCCAGGAAGGGGTAATCACTGAGCCTGCTATGGATGCCGTCCACTGTCAGCACATGGTACTCACCGCTGCCTGTCTTGACCACGCCTGAATCGTCCAGGTGTGAGGAATCCACTTCGGCTGTTGTCTTGCCTATCACCCTGGCTATTTGCTCATGGGTATAGAAATCCCCTGCACCCCGGCTGCCCACGCCGAACTGTCCCATGGTAATGCCTGATATGACTGGTTCAAGTATCTCACCCTCGGGCTTAAGGGTAGCACTGGCTTCTACCATGACAGCATGGGCCAGTTCCCTTGCATGGTGCTTTGTTACCCTATCACCCTTTATCTCAAGTATCCGCCGGGTCAGTCTCTTCTCTATCTGGCCTTCGTTCTCACCCGATAACAATGCTCGCTTTGCATAACCTTCAATGTCCATTGTCCAGAAGGATGTGTATACTGATTATTAAAGTTTCGTTAAAATTTCAGGATAAAATTACCACACAAAGGCAACATCTTTCATTTCACTGTTGCCTGACAGGTCTTTCAGGATGGCCAGTACTTCCTCTGTTGTGATATCCCCAACCTTCATGCTCATGCGGATAACCTGCTCAACCTCTACCTGGCCTGTATGTCCAAGGAGCCTGACAATACGCCGCACAGTATTCTTCTGCCACTCATATTCCCTTGTCTGGAAGGTTCTTATGGAACGTAGGAAATCTATCTTCCTGAACTCGGGCCAGTAGGGTGCACAGAAATAGGCGGCACATTCATTGCCGTTGGCCTGCCAGGGCAGGAAATTTGACATCCTCTCATCGCCACCGGTCCTGATGATCAGGTCAACATCAGGGACTGCCAGGCTGGTGGAGGGATACAGATGGGATGAGATGATCTCCTCATCAATATCAGACACCTCAAGCTGGCCGCTTTTTACCTTTTGGGCTAGCACTCTTGCAGTATCCACGATCTCCTGGCGGCCTCCATAGGCCATGGCAATGTTCAGGTACATACTATCGTAATTCCTTGTGATGGTCTCGGCCTGCCTTGCTGTTTCCCTTAATCCGGCAGGTAACAGGTCAATATTTCCCAGTATCCTGACCCGCATCCTTCGCTCATGGGTACGCTCATCCTGCATTAGTTTCTCAAGCTTGAGACCTATAAGTTCGAAGAGTTTCTGCTTTTCCTTATCTGAGCGGTTCTGGTTCTCTGTGGAAAAGGCATAGACTGTTATTTGTTTCACACCCAGTTCATAGCACCAGTCAAGGACGTTTTCTGTTGTGTTTGCACCCAGGTTGTGCCCCTGCCAGACGGTCATACCCAGCTTTCTGGCATACCTGCGGTTCCCGTCCATGATTATAGCTATATGTCCGGGAACCCTGAACTCTTTTATTTCCTTGGTGAGCAGGTATTCATACCCGGAATAAAGAACTGTATCAAGTGTTTTTTTTAATGTAACAAGACCATTATCCATATTATCAGTTATATATAATTAGTTATACAAATACTTATTTGTTGACGACAATTTATTAAAATGATTATACTGTAGTTTAAATCGGCAGTGTTAAAAATTATGGTGCTGCCACTCAGGGACTCCAGGCGATGATGGCACAGCCTCTATATACTATACAAAAACTATTCAAGTAATCAATTCGTTTATTGAATAATGAAACACGAGCTGGTAGTGGGCATATCAGGTGCATCCGGTGTCATATACGGCATACGGCTGCTTGAGGTGCTAAGAGAAAATACAGATATTACAGTCCACCTGGTAGTGTCTGAATCTGCAAAGCAGATAATCGGTATTGAGACTGATTATTCAATTACCGATGTGGAGGCCATGGCAGACCACTTATGGAATGAGCAGGACTTCACCGCACCAATTGCCAGCGGTTCACATAAGACCGCCGGAATGGTAGTGGTTCCATGCAGTATGAAGACCCTTGCAGGAATTGCAAATGGTTTCTCTGATACACTAATTGGACGCTCAGCCGATATCTGCCTGAAAGAGGACCGCAGGCTTGTGCTTGTTCCCAGGGAGACGCCGCTGAGCCTGATAGACCTTGAGAATATGGTGAAGGTCAGGCGGGCTGGTGCTGCGGTGCTTCCTGCATGTCCGGGGCTGTATCCAAAACCACAGTCCGTGGATGAGATGATTGATTTTATTGTGGGCAGGGTACTTGACCTATTGGATATAGAGCATGGGTTATACCGCAGGTGGGAATGAAACGGGTAGGTGAGAAACTTATTTTAGAAAATATCAACCTGAAAGGAAATCAATTCCCTTATTGGGTTGAATCTTAAATTTCATCGGTTCTTCCGGGATCTGGGTATTTCTCATTTTCACGACTTCGAGACATCGCTCGTGTTTATTTGTATATGGGTTTTCCTTATTTGACATTCTGATTATACCATAAACAGAATAAGATGCAATATTTTCAGTTCTTTTATTCGAAGTTTCATCTATAGTAAAAATAGTAGTGTAATTCCTTTTCGATAGCATATGATTCAAGGCATCAAATTGACTCCTGAATTCACTTAATAAAATATTAGGTGTA containing:
- a CDS encoding UDP-N-acetylglucosamine-1-phosphate transferase produces the protein MVVKDYYKPGKNMVPTGGGIAILLVAMLALSLNSLFFEFTPTNYVALIVISMFGLFGVLDDMIDIGRTSKLLLMYYCSYPLIQYATHTAIIFPAIGSVELGIFYLQFIVPTYVLVASNLVNMHSGYNGMASGLSTIVLISLIIKSFMVENVENIFSVVSITGATLGFYLYERYPSRIFWGNIGSLTVGSAIGVIIVIQGFIVSGFIMLIPHTVNFLMYVYWRVRKYPVAKFGRPRADGSLEVPNALTLKWVLPYYMRVTEKQGTWAMFVVTGVFCTIGIFVPW
- a CDS encoding PEF-CTERM sorting domain-containing protein codes for the protein MNKLMIGALLIFGLVGMIGAEAAGSVNPSLSVIGDPIIINIGETNTQPVTLTLTGDATNQNITKIKILNVPTEISTSIDGNLGTELTDKWGNSKTWTISYTNVNAVNGKYVVTYEAHYEFDGVDSSIETQEATIQTGINAIPEFPTIALPVAVVLGLMFILSSRKKKE
- a CDS encoding deoxyuridine 5'-triphosphate nucleotidohydrolase, with protein sequence MTMLSKQELTAALNTKPPLVEQMIDPAVQTQPNGVEMTLQSVLSLQGPGSVAFDNSERQLPDTEPLEFDGDGWLHLELGIYKIIYNEVVNIPDGLAAIARARSSLLRCGVALETAVWDAGYSGRSESLLVVHNPAGFRLKRNARVVQLIFFRLSSDVSEGYSGIYQNENK
- the uppS gene encoding di-trans,poly-cis-decaprenylcistransferase is translated as MDNGLVTLKKTLDTVLYSGYEYLLTKEIKEFRVPGHIAIIMDGNRRYARKLGMTVWQGHNLGANTTENVLDWCYELGVKQITVYAFSTENQNRSDKEKQKLFELIGLKLEKLMQDERTHERRMRVRILGNIDLLPAGLRETARQAETITRNYDSMYLNIAMAYGGRQEIVDTARVLAQKVKSGQLEVSDIDEEIISSHLYPSTSLAVPDVDLIIRTGGDERMSNFLPWQANGNECAAYFCAPYWPEFRKIDFLRSIRTFQTREYEWQKNTVRRIVRLLGHTGQVEVEQVIRMSMKVGDITTEEVLAILKDLSGNSEMKDVAFVW
- a CDS encoding UbiX family flavin prenyltransferase, coding for MKHELVVGISGASGVIYGIRLLEVLRENTDITVHLVVSESAKQIIGIETDYSITDVEAMADHLWNEQDFTAPIASGSHKTAGMVVVPCSMKTLAGIANGFSDTLIGRSADICLKEDRRLVLVPRETPLSLIDLENMVKVRRAGAAVLPACPGLYPKPQSVDEMIDFIVGRVLDLLDIEHGLYRRWE